One part of the Tenacibaculum sp. 190130A14a genome encodes these proteins:
- a CDS encoding helix-turn-helix domain-containing protein, whose protein sequence is MENPFEKITYQLEKLTLSIEELKEVSRTEKEDKIYSVEEASEITKCSKQTIRSLVKRGIIKGTRIGRRILIPHEELFNSMNEVKSLKYKR, encoded by the coding sequence ATGGAAAATCCTTTTGAAAAAATAACTTATCAATTAGAGAAATTAACTTTATCTATTGAAGAACTAAAAGAAGTTAGTAGGACAGAAAAAGAAGATAAAATATATTCTGTAGAGGAAGCTTCTGAAATTACAAAATGCTCTAAACAAACTATTAGAAGTCTAGTTAAACGAGGTATTATAAAAGGCACACGAATTGGTAGAAGAATTTTAATTCCACATGAGGAATTATTTAACTCTATGAACGAAGTGAAATCGTTGAAATACAAGCGATAG
- a CDS encoding DNA repair protein: protein MKIKTRFTYRSYNGSTEYSKEDNIYYGKIINITNLVSYEGASVKELEENFKNAVDDYLEMVK, encoded by the coding sequence ATGAAAATAAAAACTAGATTTACATATAGAAGTTATAACGGAAGTACTGAATATAGTAAAGAAGATAATATTTATTATGGAAAAATAATAAATATAACAAATCTTGTAAGTTATGAAGGAGCTTCAGTAAAAGAATTGGAAGAAAACTTTAAAAATGCTGTTGATGATTATTTAGAAATGGTTAAATAA
- a CDS encoding helix-turn-helix domain-containing protein: MKSLEPSYYSIIPAPVRYDKRLTPNAKILYAEITSLTNQLGFCYASNKYFQDLYQVSKQSINTWLKQLEEYGYIKRHIYRDRGSKQILNRYITIFEKPIQVNFNRSIQEIFTDNNKALNNKFNNLKKRSLNPRKS, encoded by the coding sequence ATGAAAAGTTTAGAGCCAAGTTATTACTCAATAATTCCCGCACCTGTAAGGTATGATAAGCGTTTAACCCCAAATGCTAAAATATTGTATGCAGAAATAACCTCATTAACTAATCAATTAGGATTTTGTTATGCGAGTAACAAGTACTTTCAAGATTTATATCAAGTTTCAAAGCAATCAATAAATACCTGGTTAAAACAGCTTGAAGAATACGGGTATATTAAACGGCATATTTATCGTGATAGAGGTAGTAAACAAATCTTGAATAGGTATATAACAATTTTTGAAAAGCCTATACAAGTAAACTTTAATAGGTCTATACAAGAAATCTTTACAGATAATAATAAAGCTTTAAATAATAAATTTAATAATTTAAAAAAGAGAAGTTTAAATCCTAGAAAATCATGA
- a CDS encoding transporter — translation MKKITQAVCTLCVLLGVSTASNAQGMFDGFTPKKGDLSITASYAKSDFDQFYLGEEKQDAVPVHGEINQNIFSLFAKYGITDRLSAVVKVPYISAENTSGAPDPVNGETSISGLQDITIGLKLNAHTFKFAKADLSILTAGAVVIPTNYEPVGILSLGTGAFGVDLRLGLHLNTDIGFFSTLYAGYNLRGDADNNLIPNRGDFNAPNAFVTSGKIGYASKHIYVEAWADYANSEEGVDIGSPAFAGNFPETDVDYARVGLTVYKEVIPNLGISAGIGKVIDGRNIGDSIIYSGGITYNLSLLK, via the coding sequence ATGAAAAAAATTACCCAAGCAGTATGTACGTTGTGCGTTTTACTAGGAGTTTCTACCGCTTCAAATGCACAAGGTATGTTTGATGGTTTTACACCGAAAAAAGGAGATCTTTCAATCACAGCTTCTTATGCAAAAAGTGATTTTGACCAATTTTACTTAGGAGAAGAAAAGCAAGATGCTGTTCCTGTTCATGGAGAAATTAATCAAAACATTTTCTCTTTATTTGCCAAGTATGGTATTACTGACCGATTATCAGCAGTTGTTAAAGTACCGTATATTTCTGCAGAAAATACCAGTGGTGCTCCTGACCCAGTAAATGGAGAAACTTCTATTTCTGGTTTACAAGACATTACAATTGGATTAAAGTTAAATGCACACACATTTAAGTTTGCAAAAGCAGATTTAAGCATTTTAACAGCTGGTGCAGTTGTTATTCCAACCAATTATGAACCTGTTGGAATTTTATCTTTAGGTACAGGTGCTTTTGGAGTAGACTTACGATTAGGACTACATTTAAATACTGATATCGGTTTCTTCTCTACGCTTTATGCCGGATACAATTTAAGAGGAGATGCAGATAACAACTTGATACCAAATAGAGGAGATTTTAATGCTCCTAATGCCTTTGTTACTAGTGGAAAAATTGGATATGCAAGTAAGCATATTTATGTAGAAGCTTGGGCAGACTACGCTAATTCTGAAGAAGGAGTTGATATTGGTTCACCAGCCTTTGCCGGAAATTTCCCAGAAACAGATGTTGACTACGCTAGAGTTGGATTAACAGTTTATAAAGAAGTTATTCCAAACTTAGGAATTAGTGCTGGTATTGGAAAAGTTATTGATGGAAGAAACATAGGTGATTCAATTATTTATTCAGGGGGAATCACTTACAACTTGTCTTTATTAAAATAA
- a CDS encoding BadF/BadG/BcrA/BcrD ATPase family protein produces the protein MILVADSGSTKCDWVLIAKNKKKVRRVRTKGLNPVILKEEHIVKVIQKNKSLRKYKDSIEQVYFFGAGCNTEESKDLVSNILTSQFVNARSIYVNEDLMLAALSITSEPAVVCILGTGSNCCFFNGEEIEQKNLAMGYLLMDEGSGNHLGKELLKKYYYNKMPEDLKFSLEKEFNLSPQKVISKLYNSKAPNKYLAKHARFLFENIENDFCQEVIKDVIHQFIENQLKEYKNEIVSHPIYFVGSVAYFSQNLINEKLKSKNIKQANRFVRRPLQSFIQRIKNGEEVFKNIKTQEFHYH, from the coding sequence ATGATTTTAGTAGCGGATAGTGGATCAACAAAATGTGATTGGGTTTTAATAGCAAAGAATAAGAAAAAGGTTAGAAGAGTTAGAACTAAGGGATTGAATCCGGTGATACTGAAAGAAGAACATATTGTAAAGGTTATACAGAAAAACAAAAGTTTAAGAAAATATAAAGACAGTATAGAGCAAGTGTATTTTTTTGGAGCGGGTTGCAATACAGAAGAAAGTAAAGATCTTGTTTCTAACATTCTTACATCTCAATTTGTAAATGCAAGAAGTATTTATGTAAATGAAGACTTAATGCTTGCAGCTTTATCTATAACATCAGAGCCAGCAGTCGTTTGTATCTTAGGTACAGGTTCTAATTGTTGTTTCTTTAATGGTGAAGAAATAGAACAGAAAAATTTAGCAATGGGCTATTTGTTAATGGATGAAGGAAGTGGTAATCATTTAGGGAAAGAGCTGTTAAAGAAGTACTATTATAATAAAATGCCTGAAGACCTTAAGTTTTCTTTAGAAAAAGAGTTTAATCTATCCCCACAAAAAGTCATCTCTAAATTATATAACTCCAAAGCACCTAATAAATATTTGGCAAAGCATGCGCGATTTTTATTTGAAAATATAGAAAATGATTTTTGCCAAGAAGTCATAAAAGATGTTATACATCAATTTATAGAAAATCAATTAAAGGAGTATAAAAATGAAATAGTTTCTCATCCAATTTATTTTGTAGGGTCGGTAGCGTATTTTTCTCAAAACCTTATCAATGAGAAGTTGAAATCTAAAAACATAAAACAAGCCAATAGGTTTGTAAGAAGGCCTTTACAAAGTTTTATTCAACGGATAAAAAATGGAGAAGAGGTTTTTAAAAATATAAAAACACAAGAATTTCATTATCACTAA
- a CDS encoding DNA cytosine methyltransferase, whose translation MKNRLNVIDLFSGCGGLSEGLLQSKKFDLVAHVEWELPMVETLRNRLVSKWNHTNEEAKKRVVFFDIQKTEELINGNWNDETVKKYASKNDSLIINKGLRGLISNKKIDVIVGGPPCQAYSIHGRATDPNSMNDDYRNYLFESFAHIVNDFQPKVFVFENVPGILSSNPGGVPITERISKAFNKIGYKILDSKNLKDSVFDCSEYNVPQNRKRVLIIGIKKDSKLKLSDFYEAIKSRSNKNNKKTVRDAIGFLPAIYPLKKPKKVGRKNVSHYSLDNSVLQHTPRYNNLRDINIFKEWVTNKMNYISHQEKIEFYYKKTNKKTLYSKYRSLEWDKPSYTIVAHLQKDGLTFIHPDAEQARSITIREAALLMTFPLDYKFLGSNAYCYKMIGNAVPVEFAKIVGESVYKVFSKTEIIKEYECIDSV comes from the coding sequence ATGAAAAATAGATTAAATGTAATAGACTTATTTTCAGGATGTGGGGGGTTGAGTGAAGGTTTGCTTCAGTCAAAGAAATTTGACCTAGTTGCTCATGTAGAATGGGAATTACCTATGGTTGAAACTCTAAGAAATAGATTAGTTAGTAAATGGAATCACACTAACGAAGAAGCAAAAAAAAGAGTAGTTTTTTTTGATATTCAAAAAACAGAAGAATTAATAAATGGTAATTGGAATGATGAAACAGTTAAAAAATATGCTTCTAAAAATGATTCTCTGATTATTAATAAAGGGTTAAGAGGATTAATTAGTAATAAGAAAATAGATGTTATTGTTGGTGGTCCACCATGCCAAGCATATTCTATTCATGGAAGAGCAACAGACCCTAATTCAATGAATGACGATTATCGTAATTATCTTTTTGAAAGTTTTGCTCACATTGTAAATGATTTTCAACCTAAAGTATTTGTCTTTGAAAATGTCCCGGGTATTTTAAGTTCTAATCCTGGAGGTGTACCTATAACAGAAAGAATCTCAAAAGCATTTAATAAAATAGGATATAAAATACTAGATTCAAAAAACTTAAAAGATTCTGTATTTGATTGTTCTGAATATAATGTACCCCAAAATAGAAAAAGAGTTTTAATTATAGGAATTAAAAAAGATTCTAAATTAAAATTAAGCGATTTTTATGAAGCTATAAAAAGTAGAAGTAATAAAAACAATAAAAAGACTGTAAGAGATGCAATTGGTTTTTTGCCTGCTATTTACCCTTTAAAAAAACCAAAAAAAGTAGGTAGAAAAAATGTTTCTCATTATTCATTAGACAATAGTGTTTTACAGCATACACCTAGATATAATAACTTAAGAGATATCAATATTTTTAAAGAGTGGGTCACAAATAAAATGAATTATATATCTCATCAAGAGAAAATTGAATTTTACTATAAGAAAACAAACAAAAAAACTTTATACAGTAAGTACAGGAGTTTGGAATGGGATAAACCTTCTTATACTATTGTGGCTCATTTGCAAAAAGATGGATTAACATTTATCCACCCTGATGCGGAGCAAGCTAGGAGTATAACTATTAGAGAGGCAGCATTATTAATGACTTTTCCTTTAGATTATAAATTTTTGGGTTCAAATGCCTACTGTTACAAGATGATAGGTAACGCTGTTCCTGTTGAATTTGCCAAGATAGTAGGTGAATCTGTATACAAAGTATTTTCTAAAACAGAAATAATAAAAGAGTATGAATGTATTGATAGCGTGTGA
- a CDS encoding tyrosine-type recombinase/integrase, translating into MKHTFYLDKAKSEKKTLIMFSCSFKLEKKKFVYSTGESILPEHWNKETNLPKLKGPKKDPSARTISNQLNRYSKYFSEIVNIHKNIGEPLTSQKLKDLFNKEFKKGYGNIGDFFSVFDDFMKEKIELKHWSHSTIKRYKNIKNILKAFEKEKKYKLTFSTINNQFHKKFTTYCMDDLGHINNTYARNLGLFKTFMYWAYDNKKTMKDDFKKFKKVEKVITNQVALTLEDLQKLLNHKFNNERLEKVRDTFVFACVTGMRFGELTTISKSSITNDAIILKEEKDETKQVREIPLSSISRAILEKYNYKLPLITNQKQNQYIKEVFKELDYTFEVQKVTTRGKENIKEEMPFYERISSHTARRTFITMMKRKGKSDKLIASVTGHRDMKTLNQYYQVSTDEKKDAIDEVFKID; encoded by the coding sequence ATGAAACATACTTTTTATTTAGATAAAGCAAAATCAGAAAAAAAAACTCTGATTATGTTTTCTTGCAGTTTCAAATTAGAAAAAAAGAAATTTGTTTATTCCACAGGAGAAAGTATTCTCCCTGAACATTGGAATAAAGAGACAAACTTACCAAAGTTAAAAGGTCCAAAAAAAGATCCCTCTGCTAGAACAATCTCAAATCAATTAAATAGATACTCTAAATACTTTTCTGAAATAGTAAATATTCATAAAAATATTGGAGAACCTCTGACTTCACAAAAACTGAAAGACCTTTTTAATAAAGAGTTTAAGAAAGGATATGGTAATATTGGGGATTTTTTTTCAGTATTTGATGATTTTATGAAAGAAAAAATTGAATTAAAACATTGGTCTCATTCTACTATTAAAAGGTATAAGAATATTAAAAATATTCTGAAAGCTTTTGAAAAAGAAAAGAAGTACAAATTGACTTTTTCTACAATAAACAATCAGTTTCATAAGAAATTTACTACCTATTGTATGGATGATTTAGGGCATATAAATAATACTTATGCTCGTAATTTAGGACTTTTTAAAACATTTATGTATTGGGCTTATGATAATAAAAAAACGATGAAAGATGATTTTAAAAAGTTTAAGAAAGTTGAAAAGGTAATTACAAATCAAGTTGCTTTAACCCTAGAAGATTTACAAAAATTATTAAATCATAAATTTAATAATGAGCGATTAGAAAAAGTTAGAGATACTTTTGTGTTTGCTTGTGTTACAGGAATGCGTTTTGGTGAATTAACAACTATTTCAAAATCATCAATTACAAATGATGCTATAATTTTGAAAGAGGAGAAAGATGAAACAAAGCAAGTACGAGAAATTCCTTTAAGCTCAATATCTAGAGCGATTTTAGAAAAGTATAACTATAAACTACCTCTAATAACGAATCAAAAACAAAATCAATATATCAAAGAGGTTTTTAAAGAGCTTGACTACACGTTTGAGGTACAGAAGGTAACAACTAGAGGAAAAGAAAACATAAAAGAAGAAATGCCTTTTTATGAAAGAATTTCTAGTCATACTGCAAGGCGTACTTTTATAACGATGATGAAAAGAAAAGGTAAAAGTGATAAATTAATAGCTTCTGTTACTGGTCATCGAGATATGAAAACGTTGAATCAATATTATCAGGTAAGTACAGATGAAAAGAAAGATGCTATTGACGAAGTTTTTAAAATAGATTAG
- a CDS encoding McrB family protein, producing the protein MIYIREIFKQDLRGGKQIAFPTKPSNNFFNFDYVKPDEDRKISFSFIEDDIHSENNKFNNKLINTRLYAAEGKEARIDSELKSFLIKSLKAEIGDIIVFIRKNDKEFQFKFISSKDKVRYNLLKSLINGYHELPIIDNDRSEKEITIKAINKIFYGAPGTGKSHKVKEIVKGKEERTERVTFHPEYDYSSFIGGYKPTMDGEKIKYEFVPQAFTNVYINAWNDLENDYYLVIEEINRGNCAEIFGDVFQLLDRTNDYKITPSKELKEYLETKLKDNPNIQANKLLLPPNLSILATMNTSDQSLFPMDSAFKRRWDWEYIPINYSRIEDENSSTKFVVKISNGESFKWLDFIEKVNEKISQNHNLGMDKCLGNYFIKPINDVIEIDTFINKAIFYLWNDVFKDEREEESIFKNKVTYEKFFPIDEKNGIQKVKDILDDLEIDYKDSI; encoded by the coding sequence ATGATTTATATTAGAGAAATTTTTAAACAAGATTTAAGAGGAGGAAAACAAATAGCATTTCCTACAAAACCTTCAAATAATTTTTTCAATTTTGATTATGTAAAACCAGACGAAGATCGAAAAATATCCTTTTCTTTTATAGAAGACGATATTCACTCTGAAAATAACAAGTTTAACAATAAACTCATAAATACTAGATTGTATGCTGCAGAAGGAAAAGAAGCAAGGATAGATAGTGAATTAAAAAGTTTTTTGATTAAATCATTAAAGGCTGAAATAGGAGATATAATTGTTTTTATTAGAAAAAATGATAAAGAGTTTCAATTCAAATTTATTTCGAGTAAAGATAAAGTCAGATACAACCTTTTAAAATCATTAATAAATGGTTATCACGAACTCCCGATAATTGATAATGATAGGAGCGAGAAAGAAATTACTATAAAAGCGATTAATAAAATCTTTTACGGAGCACCAGGTACTGGTAAATCTCATAAAGTAAAAGAAATTGTAAAAGGTAAAGAAGAAAGAACGGAAAGAGTAACATTTCATCCAGAGTATGATTATTCGTCTTTTATTGGTGGTTATAAACCTACAATGGATGGTGAAAAGATTAAATACGAATTTGTTCCACAGGCTTTTACAAATGTTTATATAAATGCTTGGAATGACCTAGAAAATGATTATTACTTGGTTATAGAGGAAATTAACAGAGGGAATTGTGCAGAAATTTTTGGAGATGTTTTTCAACTATTAGATAGAACTAATGATTATAAAATAACTCCTTCTAAAGAATTAAAAGAATATTTGGAAACAAAGTTAAAAGATAATCCTAACATTCAAGCGAATAAACTTTTACTTCCTCCAAACCTTAGTATTTTGGCAACAATGAATACCTCAGACCAATCATTATTTCCAATGGATAGTGCATTTAAAAGAAGATGGGATTGGGAATATATTCCAATCAACTATTCAAGAATAGAAGATGAGAATTCATCAACAAAATTTGTCGTGAAAATATCAAATGGTGAATCATTTAAATGGTTAGATTTTATCGAAAAAGTTAATGAAAAAATTAGTCAAAATCATAATTTGGGAATGGACAAATGTTTAGGGAATTATTTTATTAAGCCTATAAATGACGTAATTGAAATAGATACTTTTATTAATAAAGCGATTTTTTACTTGTGGAATGATGTTTTTAAAGATGAACGAGAGGAAGAAAGCATCTTTAAAAACAAAGTTACTTATGAAAAATTCTTTCCAATAGATGAAAAAAACGGAATACAAAAAGTAAAAGATATTTTAGATGATTTGGAAATTGATTATAAAGATTCAATCTAA
- a CDS encoding DUF3820 family protein, with product MISDKQFLVDTANMRMPFGKYKGTYLIDIPEYYLVWYKNKGFPKGKLGTMLGLVYELRLNGLEDILKKIRE from the coding sequence ATGATATCTGATAAACAATTTTTGGTAGATACCGCAAATATGAGAATGCCATTTGGTAAGTACAAAGGAACCTATTTAATAGATATACCAGAATATTACTTAGTTTGGTATAAGAACAAAGGATTTCCAAAGGGGAAATTAGGAACTATGCTTGGCTTGGTATATGAACTCCGATTAAACGGATTAGAAGATATTTTAAAAAAAATAAGGGAATGA
- a CDS encoding helix-turn-helix domain-containing protein has translation MKYSKEQRKLIAKKAVEENNVAKISAEYGLNQSTVYRYIEKLRNNDNRKNHLSISFTDKEYEKLVSKAKDLGYEKNYAYYIRKMLFDKNRIMVNPKVLIDELYLLRAEINKIGSNVNQIANYTNFLGNRNSIETQFYVRYSELQIEFEKQVNEARKNIDDILSKI, from the coding sequence ATGAAATACTCAAAAGAACAGAGAAAATTAATTGCAAAAAAAGCTGTTGAAGAAAACAACGTAGCTAAAATTTCTGCTGAATATGGTTTGAATCAAAGTACTGTTTACAGATATATTGAAAAGTTAAGAAATAATGATAATAGAAAAAATCATTTAAGTATATCATTCACAGATAAAGAATATGAAAAATTAGTTAGTAAAGCTAAAGATTTAGGTTATGAAAAAAACTATGCTTACTACATAAGAAAAATGCTTTTCGATAAAAATAGAATAATGGTTAATCCTAAAGTATTAATTGATGAATTGTATCTATTAAGAGCTGAGATAAATAAAATTGGTTCTAATGTAAATCAGATAGCTAATTACACAAATTTTTTAGGTAACAGAAACAGTATAGAAACTCAATTTTATGTACGCTATTCTGAACTACAAATTGAATTTGAAAAGCAAGTAAATGAAGCTAGAAAAAATATAGATGATATTTTATCTAAGATATGA
- a CDS encoding DUF1801 domain-containing protein: MKPAELYILNQPEPFKSILLHIQLLVESTFPEVVMQYKWKIPVYYLNGKQLCYLNASHKKGYVDVGFWAKNLLDDYNAHLVSEKRTVVKSLRYTSVEEIDEKILIEVLQVIGL, encoded by the coding sequence GTGAAACCGGCAGAACTTTACATTCTAAATCAACCAGAACCTTTTAAATCAATATTGCTACATATACAGTTATTGGTTGAAAGTACTTTTCCGGAAGTAGTAATGCAATACAAGTGGAAAATTCCGGTATATTATTTAAACGGAAAGCAACTATGTTATCTAAATGCTTCCCATAAAAAAGGATATGTAGATGTTGGATTTTGGGCTAAAAATTTATTAGATGATTACAATGCACACTTAGTCTCAGAAAAGAGAACTGTTGTAAAATCACTTAGGTACACTTCTGTAGAAGAAATTGATGAAAAAATTTTAATTGAAGTTTTACAAGTTATCGGACTTTAA
- a CDS encoding helix-turn-helix transcriptional regulator: MNRIKVVLEQKGIKQKWLAEQLGKSYNMVNSYAQNRRQPSIECLYEIAEILTIDVKDLIVSSRNKNEK, from the coding sequence ATGAACCGAATTAAAGTGGTTTTAGAACAGAAAGGAATAAAACAAAAATGGTTAGCAGAACAGCTAGGTAAGAGTTATAATATGGTAAACTCTTATGCTCAGAATAGACGACAACCAAGTATTGAATGTTTGTATGAAATTGCTGAAATATTAACTATTGATGTAAAAGATTTAATAGTTTCAAGCAGAAATAAGAATGAAAAATAG
- a CDS encoding transglutaminase domain-containing protein gives MKKITLILFFGFLYQLSFAQNLKKVDQIVSSYPEVTSIEELAKKINYDFKGSNLEKVRAVYTWIGINIKYDYMLYDSNLLRQPEFIVFNDQSDLNWIKKRKKKEIAQKAFSKKKGLCTGYAYLFQRICNLIDIPNELIFGYTKTSFQDIGIKPTTKNHVWNSVNIDNRWLLIDVTFGSGYMYKDVWQQHLNFKYFDARKKFLKLTHFATGLKWKRFMKQKEFQQFCEDPFFQNAFLKSNIEIITPTVGEIIINKRERIRLTVKKLSKSDKIRYLYLHDKILHKAQVVNKHERLTNLYFKNPKRDTSLHIYINNELALEYKIKVR, from the coding sequence ATGAAAAAGATTACACTCATTTTATTTTTTGGTTTCTTATACCAACTTTCTTTTGCTCAAAACCTTAAAAAAGTTGATCAAATAGTTAGCTCCTATCCCGAAGTAACATCTATAGAAGAGCTAGCTAAAAAAATAAATTACGACTTTAAAGGTAGTAATCTTGAAAAGGTAAGAGCAGTATACACTTGGATTGGAATAAATATTAAATACGACTATATGTTGTATGATTCTAATTTATTACGCCAACCAGAATTTATCGTTTTCAATGATCAAAGTGATTTAAATTGGATAAAAAAAAGAAAGAAGAAAGAAATCGCTCAAAAAGCCTTCTCTAAAAAGAAGGGACTTTGTACGGGGTACGCCTATCTCTTTCAAAGAATTTGCAACCTAATTGATATTCCGAATGAATTAATTTTTGGTTATACCAAAACCTCCTTCCAAGATATTGGTATTAAACCTACAACTAAGAACCATGTTTGGAACAGTGTTAACATTGATAATAGATGGTTATTAATAGATGTTACCTTTGGTTCTGGTTATATGTATAAAGATGTTTGGCAGCAACATCTTAATTTCAAGTATTTTGATGCCCGAAAAAAGTTTTTAAAACTTACCCATTTTGCTACAGGTTTAAAATGGAAAAGGTTTATGAAACAAAAAGAATTTCAACAATTTTGTGAGGATCCTTTCTTTCAAAATGCATTCTTAAAAAGCAACATTGAAATTATAACACCTACTGTTGGAGAGATTATCATCAACAAAAGAGAGAGAATACGTCTTACGGTAAAAAAGCTATCAAAATCAGATAAGATTCGTTATCTTTATTTACACGATAAGATATTGCATAAGGCACAAGTAGTAAACAAACACGAGCGTTTAACTAATCTGTATTTTAAAAATCCTAAACGTGATACCAGTTTACATATATATATCAATAATGAATTAGCACTGGAGTATAAAATTAAAGTCCGATAA
- a CDS encoding NAD(P)-dependent oxidoreductase, with amino-acid sequence MKFGIIRERKNPPDRRVVFSPEKLSEFKEKFPQATIAVESSDIRVFSDQAYKDAGLEVSNDVSDCDVLLGVKEVPVEALVPNKKYFYFSHTIKKQPYNRKLLKAMLERNIEMYDHETIVKESGARLIGFGRYAGLVGAYNGFRAFGLREGLFNLPKVETLADLDEVKSELDKITLPNIKILLTGTGKVAYGAKEILDHLQIKQVSDALYLTADFSEPVYCMADVMEYNKRVDGKVGEKYAFYKDPSGYESNFMPYAKVTDFFIAGHFYGDGAPYLFTREDAKHPEFRIKYVADVSCDIDGPVASTIRPSTIADPIYGYDPQTESEVDFNDERAITVMAVDNLPCELPKDASEGFGEMFLEHVIPAFYNNDKDGILERAKMTTNDGKLTERYAYLQDYVDGKE; translated from the coding sequence ATGAAATTCGGAATCATAAGAGAACGTAAGAATCCACCAGACAGAAGAGTTGTTTTTTCTCCAGAAAAACTAAGCGAATTTAAAGAAAAATTTCCGCAAGCAACCATAGCGGTAGAAAGTTCAGATATCCGAGTTTTTTCTGATCAAGCATATAAAGATGCCGGATTAGAAGTATCCAATGATGTTTCAGATTGCGACGTACTTTTAGGGGTAAAAGAAGTCCCTGTAGAGGCCTTAGTTCCGAATAAAAAATATTTCTATTTTTCACATACTATTAAAAAGCAACCTTACAATCGTAAGTTGTTAAAAGCTATGTTGGAAAGAAATATTGAAATGTATGATCATGAAACTATTGTAAAGGAAAGTGGAGCAAGATTGATTGGTTTTGGACGTTATGCTGGATTGGTAGGAGCTTATAACGGATTTAGAGCATTCGGATTAAGAGAAGGATTATTCAACTTACCAAAAGTAGAAACCTTAGCTGATTTAGATGAGGTAAAATCAGAATTAGATAAAATTACCCTGCCTAATATCAAAATATTATTGACGGGAACAGGAAAAGTGGCCTACGGAGCAAAAGAAATTTTAGATCACCTACAAATCAAACAAGTGAGCGATGCTTTGTATTTAACTGCTGATTTTTCTGAACCTGTTTATTGTATGGCAGATGTGATGGAATATAACAAACGTGTGGATGGTAAAGTAGGAGAGAAGTATGCCTTTTATAAAGACCCATCTGGGTATGAAAGTAACTTTATGCCCTATGCAAAAGTAACAGATTTCTTTATTGCAGGGCATTTCTATGGAGATGGAGCTCCATATTTATTTACAAGAGAAGATGCGAAACATCCTGAATTTAGAATCAAATATGTAGCTGATGTTTCTTGTGATATCGATGGACCTGTAGCCTCTACTATTCGTCCTTCAACCATTGCTGATCCTATTTACGGGTATGACCCTCAAACAGAATCAGAAGTTGATTTTAATGACGAAAGAGCAATTACAGTAATGGCGGTAGATAACTTACCATGTGAGTTACCAAAAGATGCCAGTGAAGGTTTTGGAGAAATGTTTTTAGAACACGTAATTCCTGCTTTTTACAATAATGATAAAGATGGAATTTTAGAAAGAGCAAAAATGACGACCAACGATGGTAAATTAACAGAGCGTTATGCTTACTTACAAGATTACGTAGACGGAAAAGAATAA